The Methanoregula boonei 6A8 genome has a window encoding:
- a CDS encoding amino acid permease: MDKNSFFSHAIFKKKPIERSAPDPEGNKSLSRTLSTFDLVMLGIGGIIGMGIFVLSGLVAGLHAGNALPLSLVIAGISCLFAALCYAEFSAMIPLAGSAYTYCYMTLGEIWAWIIGWDLILEYGLAVSAVAIGWSGYFAALLKAVGIVLPPALTSPPGAGGGLINLPAVLIVLFLTLLLVRGAKKSARTNAIIVAIKLAVIAFFIVLGLFSLNPANWTPFMPPNGWLGVFSGAALFFFAFIGFDAVVTAAEETKNPQKSLPLGLIGSLLICIVIYIVIGVILTGIVPFAELAGPDAINAPIAYALGRIGFSWGAFIVSVGALCGMTSVILVMLFGQSRIFFAMSRDGLLPAFFSDLHEKTKAPVKVILVIGIVTSCVAGFFPIEIVAELVNMGTLVAFAIVAIGILLLRVEQPGLSRPFRCPAVPLVPLFCVGTCVFLIFNLSSHAHLMFVAWLVLGLAIYFLYGMRKSVATSVKKTCTLSDPAPAGTEFLVSDTAPAGPGQQQGP; encoded by the coding sequence ATGGATAAAAATTCATTCTTCAGTCATGCCATATTCAAAAAAAAGCCCATAGAACGATCCGCACCGGATCCCGAAGGGAACAAATCCCTGTCAAGGACCCTGAGCACGTTTGACCTTGTCATGCTTGGGATCGGGGGCATCATCGGCATGGGAATCTTCGTCCTTTCGGGCCTTGTTGCCGGGCTCCATGCGGGAAACGCTCTCCCGCTCTCGCTTGTCATTGCCGGTATCTCCTGCCTTTTTGCTGCTCTCTGTTATGCGGAATTTTCCGCCATGATCCCGCTTGCCGGGAGCGCTTATACTTACTGCTACATGACCCTTGGCGAGATCTGGGCATGGATCATCGGCTGGGATCTCATTCTTGAGTACGGTCTTGCGGTCTCTGCGGTAGCGATTGGCTGGTCCGGGTACTTTGCTGCCCTCCTTAAGGCTGTCGGGATTGTGCTGCCCCCGGCTCTTACCAGCCCGCCGGGCGCGGGCGGGGGGCTGATCAACCTCCCTGCCGTACTTATTGTCCTTTTCCTCACCCTGCTTCTGGTACGGGGGGCCAAAAAAAGTGCACGGACAAACGCGATCATTGTTGCCATCAAACTTGCCGTTATCGCATTTTTTATTGTGCTGGGCTTGTTTTCCCTTAACCCGGCGAACTGGACACCCTTTATGCCGCCGAACGGATGGCTCGGGGTATTCTCGGGTGCTGCCCTGTTCTTTTTTGCCTTTATCGGGTTTGACGCAGTGGTCACGGCAGCCGAAGAGACAAAAAACCCGCAGAAGAGCCTGCCGCTCGGGCTGATAGGCTCCCTTCTCATCTGCATTGTCATCTATATCGTAATTGGCGTGATCCTGACCGGCATTGTACCGTTTGCAGAACTTGCCGGGCCCGATGCAATCAATGCGCCGATCGCTTACGCACTGGGCCGGATCGGGTTCTCATGGGGGGCGTTTATTGTTTCGGTCGGCGCGCTCTGCGGCATGACCTCTGTTATCCTTGTCATGCTGTTCGGGCAGAGCCGGATCTTCTTTGCCATGTCCCGGGACGGTCTCCTGCCGGCGTTCTTTTCCGATCTCCACGAGAAGACAAAGGCGCCGGTAAAAGTGATCCTTGTTATTGGGATCGTCACTTCCTGCGTTGCCGGTTTCTTCCCCATTGAGATCGTAGCGGAGCTTGTGAACATGGGCACGCTTGTGGCATTTGCGATCGTTGCCATCGGTATCCTCCTGCTCCGGGTAGAGCAGCCCGGTCTTTCCCGCCCGTTCCGCTGCCCCGCCGTACCCCTTGTACCCCTCTTCTGTGTGGGCACCTGTGTATTTCTGATCTTCAACCTCAGCTCCCATGCCCATCTCATGTTTGTGGCCTGGCTTGTGCTTGGTCTTGCGATCTACTTCCTCTATGGCATGCGCAAAAGTGTTGCCACATCTGTAAAAAAGACCTGTACGCTCTCCGACCCGGCCCCCGCCGGCACGGAATTTCTGGTGTCCGATACAGCACCGGCAGGCCCCGGGCAGCAGCAGGGACCGTAA
- a CDS encoding PrsW family glutamic-type intramembrane protease, with amino-acid sequence MDLVLAAAYLLPFIFLAAFIGRIDTRFVLFVLWGCVAAIPALLLEPVLASAFQSDIPTAIASITISPLVEEFFKALPLLILALAGIYQKDREIFFCAMASGVGFAVVETGLLASTDLFEILIHSFSTTLMHGCTCGIIGYGIVIADHFDRRAFAALVFGFFTLAVTVHAIYNTLGTTFFGVPGICTDLIFPVLLFFMLLACYHIDLVALLTHRAAEN; translated from the coding sequence TTGGACCTGGTACTTGCGGCAGCCTACCTCCTCCCGTTTATTTTTCTCGCCGCATTTATCGGGAGGATCGACACGCGCTTTGTCCTCTTTGTGCTCTGGGGCTGTGTTGCTGCAATCCCGGCCCTTCTTCTTGAACCGGTCCTTGCTTCCGCATTCCAGTCCGATATCCCCACTGCGATCGCCTCCATTACCATCTCGCCGCTTGTAGAGGAATTTTTTAAAGCCCTGCCCCTGCTCATCCTGGCACTTGCCGGGATATACCAGAAAGACCGGGAGATCTTTTTTTGCGCCATGGCCTCGGGAGTCGGGTTTGCCGTAGTAGAGACGGGCCTGCTTGCCTCAACAGACCTCTTTGAGATCCTTATCCACTCGTTCTCTACTACCCTCATGCACGGCTGCACGTGCGGGATTATCGGGTACGGGATTGTGATTGCCGATCATTTCGACCGGCGGGCGTTTGCCGCTCTCGTGTTTGGATTTTTCACACTCGCAGTCACCGTGCACGCGATCTACAATACTCTTGGGACCACATTTTTTGGCGTACCTGGGATCTGCACAGACCTCATCTTCCCGGTCCTCCTGTTCTTTATGCTCCTTGCCTGCTACCACATCGATCTCGTGGCGCTCCTTACCCACCGGGCGGCAGAGAACTAA
- a CDS encoding ArsR/SmtB family transcription factor has protein sequence MNGIPSEPGMGPAAPAAVEEEIVFLEPGQEKAQNIAKAISHQNAGDIMSLLSTEGPMKLSDIATRMDLSTNAAKYHVENLKNAGLIEIANTRYSVKGKKMKVYRLKNQVFIVAPGMVSGPALRAVLLKYASLCGIFIVAFGLFVVQPFVTFSPGSPGSISGSIWQGTTLPAAYPSPLVPALVLAGIVTLLVFAGTEVLEYGKNRA, from the coding sequence ATGAACGGGATACCCAGTGAACCAGGCATGGGGCCGGCGGCCCCTGCTGCAGTAGAAGAAGAGATCGTCTTTCTTGAACCAGGACAGGAAAAAGCGCAGAATATCGCAAAAGCCATCTCGCACCAGAACGCCGGCGATATCATGTCCCTTCTCTCGACCGAAGGGCCCATGAAGCTCTCGGATATTGCCACCCGGATGGATCTCTCCACCAATGCGGCAAAGTACCATGTGGAGAACCTCAAAAACGCCGGGCTTATCGAGATCGCAAATACCCGGTACAGCGTCAAGGGCAAGAAGATGAAGGTGTACCGGCTTAAAAACCAGGTCTTCATTGTAGCCCCCGGTATGGTATCCGGCCCGGCACTCCGGGCGGTGCTGTTGAAATACGCGTCCCTCTGCGGGATCTTTATTGTGGCGTTTGGGCTCTTTGTGGTCCAGCCGTTTGTCACATTCTCGCCCGGATCGCCTGGCAGCATATCCGGCTCGATCTGGCAGGGTACGACACTGCCTGCCGCATATCCCTCGCCCCTTGTCCCGGCCCTCGTCCTTGCCGGGATCGTAACCCTGCTTGTGTTTGCCGGTACTGAAGTGCTCGAATATGGGAAAAACCGGGCCTGA
- a CDS encoding rhomboid family protein, producing MSVYTRIRDARSRVNLRLFTFYLAIVLIIPAITTLIEYLVTVNPGLRADLRIDMQNFHLYQVFTSSFVHLNFDHFLANVTAYLLIAVYGLVLATLVNRKRLYLVASKIIVVIFVLFGAAFAIFNATTTYYAGLSGIDSALAGLLLLFWLLYLEHTAKQRMRHYYGLILFFILALSAGIVARYILLYHAGRNALLLSLLVFFVVLGALCVFYYRDQFFDLYRVLGEFSWSSRIITVAIIAIFAFFVWNLFPERLANLSVTAGIPLHLAGIVIGILAGYFLFAYLEGFAYFSDEKEVISR from the coding sequence ATGAGCGTATATACAAGAATCCGGGATGCCCGGTCAAGGGTCAATCTCCGGCTCTTTACCTTTTACCTCGCGATTGTCCTTATCATCCCGGCGATCACCACCCTGATCGAGTACCTGGTGACCGTTAATCCCGGGCTTCGGGCCGATCTCCGGATCGACATGCAGAATTTCCATCTCTACCAGGTGTTCACTTCATCGTTTGTCCACCTGAACTTTGATCATTTCCTTGCAAACGTAACTGCCTACCTGCTGATCGCCGTGTACGGACTGGTGCTTGCAACACTGGTCAACCGCAAGCGGCTCTATCTTGTGGCAAGCAAGATCATTGTCGTCATCTTTGTGCTCTTTGGGGCGGCATTTGCCATTTTCAATGCCACAACAACCTACTATGCCGGCCTTTCAGGGATAGATTCGGCCCTTGCCGGGCTCCTCCTGCTTTTCTGGCTTTTGTACTTAGAGCATACCGCCAAGCAGAGGATGCGCCATTATTACGGGCTTATCCTCTTTTTTATCCTGGCACTCTCCGCCGGCATCGTGGCACGCTACATCCTCCTGTACCATGCGGGCAGAAACGCCCTGCTCCTTTCCCTTCTTGTCTTCTTTGTCGTTCTTGGTGCACTGTGTGTCTTTTACTACCGTGATCAGTTTTTCGACCTGTACCGCGTTCTTGGGGAATTTTCCTGGTCTTCGCGCATTATCACTGTGGCGATCATTGCCATCTTTGCGTTTTTTGTCTGGAATCTCTTCCCCGAGCGGCTGGCCAACCTGAGCGTGACTGCAGGCATCCCGCTCCATCTTGCAGGCATTGTTATAGGCATCCTTGCCGGGTACTTCCTGTTTGCGTACCTCGAAGGGTTCGCGTATTTCTCCGATGAAAAAGAGGTGATCTCAAGGTAA
- a CDS encoding hydrolase has protein sequence MPELSLPKKTTALVVIDLQKGIAARPTEPHSAADVIRNAARLVQAFRKNAMPVFLVHVVSTPETMLAVTSDTTFSRPGTMPPDWSEFVPEIAPVPTDVIIGKKQWGAFYGTDLELQLRRRGMDTIVLCGIATDYGVESTARFAYEYGFEQVFSEDAMASMTAEQHHAAVNFVLKRMGRVRTTDEILAAIG, from the coding sequence ATGCCGGAACTCAGTCTTCCCAAAAAAACAACCGCACTTGTCGTTATCGATCTCCAGAAAGGAATTGCCGCCCGGCCTACAGAGCCTCATTCTGCAGCAGATGTCATAAGAAACGCCGCCCGGCTGGTTCAGGCATTCCGGAAAAATGCCATGCCGGTCTTCCTGGTGCACGTGGTCTCGACACCGGAGACCATGCTTGCGGTAACAAGCGATACAACCTTTTCCCGGCCCGGGACCATGCCCCCGGACTGGTCGGAATTTGTCCCGGAGATCGCGCCTGTTCCCACTGATGTGATAATAGGAAAGAAACAGTGGGGTGCATTCTACGGCACGGATCTCGAACTCCAGCTCAGGCGGAGAGGAATGGATACGATCGTGCTGTGCGGGATCGCCACCGATTACGGTGTGGAAAGCACGGCACGCTTTGCCTACGAGTACGGCTTTGAGCAGGTATTTTCTGAGGATGCGATGGCCTCGATGACCGCAGAGCAGCACCATGCCGCAGTAAACTTTGTCCTAAAACGGATGGGCAGGGTCCGGACCACGGATGAGATCCTTGCCGCGATCGGATAA
- a CDS encoding MFS transporter → MKFSLPSLRPLTDPGNIPAQHLIVATASLASLMGALDMSVVNITVPSIIKAWQIPVGVGTLIIISYMLTITGLILFMGKLGDRYGFRHMFLLGLVLFGLGSFLCGIAPDITSLIVFRILQGAGAAMFSAIGPAIITTYLPVSVRGKSLGLLIAMSAAGYALGPGIGGFVSQYAGWRWIFFLNLPIVLATLVLSWYCLPSASGTTEQKPLNFTGPSLFVAALVLMLAAFTFFQVPGTPDAVLLLLFIVGAIIGGIFIMRERHNPDPLINPALVHNRDFCLGILACLIVTTLFSGVTYLMPLYLINSRHLDPSLAGLIMTAPALLSILVAPAAGSLADRHGSILISMAAVGLAAGGFLIFFTFNPLTFVIVIVAGMLITRVSTAAFFGPNARLVMGHCPPDSVGDGSGVLMTVRHVGMVAGIAFFQSVFAIRMYMAGIPRDGTPLVAKLTPALSVLGYQAVYLVAFVLCIAVVVIIRVTRDVPDKEYAAESGVIPPDGMM, encoded by the coding sequence TTGAAGTTCTCGTTACCCTCCCTCCGCCCGCTTACGGATCCCGGCAACATCCCAGCCCAGCACCTTATTGTAGCCACGGCTTCGCTTGCCTCGCTGATGGGCGCGCTCGACATGAGCGTGGTCAACATCACCGTCCCTTCAATTATTAAGGCGTGGCAGATCCCGGTGGGCGTTGGCACACTCATCATCATCTCGTATATGCTCACGATCACCGGCCTGATCCTCTTTATGGGAAAACTGGGCGACCGGTACGGGTTCCGGCACATGTTCCTGCTGGGCCTTGTGCTCTTTGGCCTTGGATCCTTCCTGTGCGGGATCGCGCCGGACATAACAAGCCTGATCGTGTTCAGGATCCTCCAGGGGGCCGGGGCAGCGATGTTCTCTGCGATCGGGCCGGCGATCATTACCACGTACCTGCCGGTCTCGGTCCGCGGTAAATCGCTGGGGCTTTTAATCGCCATGTCTGCGGCCGGCTATGCTCTTGGCCCGGGTATCGGAGGCTTTGTCTCGCAGTACGCCGGCTGGCGGTGGATCTTCTTCCTCAACCTCCCCATCGTCCTTGCCACCCTTGTATTGAGCTGGTACTGCCTCCCGTCCGCGTCCGGGACCACCGAACAAAAACCCCTCAATTTCACCGGCCCGTCGCTTTTTGTCGCGGCCCTGGTGCTCATGCTTGCGGCATTTACGTTCTTCCAGGTACCGGGCACACCGGACGCGGTGCTCCTGCTCCTCTTTATTGTCGGCGCGATCATCGGCGGGATCTTTATTATGCGCGAGCGGCATAACCCCGATCCCCTCATCAACCCGGCGCTTGTACACAACCGCGATTTCTGCCTGGGCATCCTTGCCTGCCTGATCGTCACCACCCTCTTTTCCGGGGTCACGTACCTCATGCCGCTGTACCTGATCAACTCCCGGCACCTTGACCCGTCGCTTGCCGGCCTGATCATGACTGCCCCGGCGCTCCTTTCGATCCTTGTTGCCCCGGCAGCCGGGAGCCTTGCCGACCGGCACGGAAGCATTCTTATCTCCATGGCCGCAGTCGGGCTTGCCGCCGGTGGATTTCTCATCTTCTTTACCTTTAACCCCCTCACCTTTGTGATTGTAATCGTGGCCGGCATGCTCATCACCCGGGTCTCCACCGCCGCGTTCTTTGGCCCCAATGCCCGGCTGGTCATGGGCCACTGCCCTCCCGATTCGGTGGGAGACGGGTCAGGCGTGCTCATGACCGTCCGGCACGTGGGCATGGTTGCCGGGATCGCCTTTTTCCAGAGCGTCTTTGCCATCCGCATGTACATGGCCGGCATCCCCCGGGACGGTACGCCGCTTGTCGCAAAGCTGACCCCGGCCCTCTCCGTGCTCGGGTACCAGGCCGTGTACCTGGTCGCGTTTGTCCTCTGCATTGCCGTGGTTGTCATTATCCGCGTGACCCGTGATGTGCCGGACAAGGAGTACGCCGCGGAGTCCGGGGTAATTCCCCCGGATGGCATGATGTAG
- a CDS encoding putative manganese-dependent inorganic diphosphatase has product MTQIYCFGHRQPDTDSIASVLGYADFKNRSEPGRYVPARCGELNGESKFMLERYGVAAPAFIPTVEPTLADITYKPVFALSEDVPAVDVAALMAKEELRNVIITDAEGKPAGMIGEHALANAYIDTLHLATLAVTPVPIGTLARILSAEVLVSAHATLEGRVYIAIDALHVTLAKMTEKDIAVVGDNEPAQLALVSAGIAALIIAEGAPVGSRVISAAQQHRVSVLSTKLDAFGVGKMINLALPARAMMETRVPVLACTETIAKARQVVAGSTFRAACVVSPDGKLRGILTRTTLLDDVRRPVVLLDHNEASQAVPGIEEADVVEIIDHHRLGAITTLRPIRFFNDPVGATSTIITMKFREAGLSPSREIAGILLCGILSDTLGLRMSTTTHQDQTAVKYLAGIAGEDAEKLAVELLEAGMDLSGVPLDALLARDTKLFTLADRSVEIAQVMVPAFAWNRARDSEIAAALEKARDKSGAALSLALFTNIPENASDLYGAGDAGLLTKVFGTPLPARLPGVMSRKKDFVPWLGEKLRKC; this is encoded by the coding sequence ATGACCCAGATCTACTGCTTTGGCCATCGCCAGCCCGACACGGACAGCATTGCAAGTGTGCTCGGGTACGCGGATTTCAAAAACCGTTCCGAGCCGGGCCGGTACGTGCCGGCGCGGTGCGGGGAACTTAACGGCGAGTCAAAGTTCATGCTCGAACGCTACGGTGTGGCCGCCCCGGCGTTTATTCCCACGGTCGAACCCACCCTTGCCGATATCACGTATAAGCCGGTCTTTGCCCTTTCCGAGGATGTCCCGGCCGTGGACGTTGCCGCCCTCATGGCAAAGGAGGAATTACGAAACGTGATCATCACGGACGCAGAGGGAAAACCCGCCGGGATGATCGGGGAGCACGCCCTTGCCAATGCCTACATCGATACCCTGCACCTCGCCACCCTTGCAGTGACACCGGTGCCTATCGGGACGCTTGCACGGATCCTTTCTGCAGAAGTCCTGGTCAGTGCTCATGCAACGCTTGAAGGCCGGGTGTATATCGCGATCGATGCCCTGCATGTCACTCTTGCAAAGATGACCGAGAAGGATATTGCGGTTGTCGGGGACAACGAGCCGGCCCAGCTCGCACTTGTCTCGGCAGGGATCGCGGCGCTTATCATTGCGGAAGGCGCGCCGGTGGGAAGCCGGGTCATTTCAGCCGCACAGCAGCACCGGGTCTCGGTCCTTTCCACAAAACTCGACGCGTTCGGGGTGGGCAAGATGATCAACCTCGCGCTTCCCGCCCGGGCCATGATGGAGACCAGGGTCCCGGTCCTTGCCTGCACCGAAACGATCGCAAAGGCCCGCCAGGTTGTTGCTGGTTCCACGTTCCGGGCAGCGTGCGTTGTATCGCCGGACGGAAAACTCCGCGGCATCCTGACCAGGACCACGCTGCTCGATGACGTGCGCCGCCCGGTGGTTTTGCTCGACCACAACGAGGCCTCGCAGGCAGTCCCCGGGATCGAGGAAGCTGACGTAGTGGAGATCATCGACCACCACCGTCTCGGGGCGATCACCACGCTCCGGCCCATCCGCTTCTTCAACGACCCGGTCGGGGCCACCTCCACGATTATTACCATGAAGTTCCGCGAGGCCGGCCTTAGCCCGTCACGGGAGATCGCAGGGATCCTGTTGTGCGGCATCCTTTCAGATACGCTGGGCCTGCGCATGTCCACAACAACCCACCAGGATCAAACTGCGGTAAAGTACCTGGCGGGGATTGCGGGGGAAGACGCGGAAAAACTCGCAGTCGAACTCCTCGAAGCCGGCATGGACCTCTCGGGCGTACCGCTTGATGCCCTCCTGGCCCGGGATACCAAGCTCTTCACGCTTGCAGACCGGAGCGTGGAGATCGCGCAGGTTATGGTACCGGCCTTTGCATGGAACCGGGCCCGGGACAGCGAGATTGCCGCGGCGCTTGAAAAAGCCCGGGACAAATCGGGAGCCGCCCTCTCGCTTGCCCTCTTTACCAATATCCCCGAAAACGCAAGCGACCTTTACGGGGCCGGCGATGCCGGGCTGCTTACGAAAGTCTTTGGCACGCCTCTTCCCGCCCGGCTTCCCGGGGTAATGTCCCGAAAAAAGGATTTTGTCCCATGGCTGGGTGAAAAACTCAGGAAGTGCTGA
- a CDS encoding PadR family transcriptional regulator, producing the protein MTSLLQFAAKKSERARSLLALYVIHSLSKGEKSGYDILKELGELTEGNWVPSKGTLYPLLHQLEEEGQIVSVPKTTGARARAVFCLTPLGKETLKRIRAHSGEHHKKMAHYRQVITAIFGDTIHPELNLLFEIKTLLDEVQKENEPEAMKILRRCRDELKKSVNRT; encoded by the coding sequence ATGACCAGCCTGTTACAGTTTGCAGCAAAAAAAAGCGAGCGGGCAAGGAGCCTGCTTGCCCTCTATGTGATCCATTCGCTCTCAAAGGGAGAAAAATCCGGCTATGATATCCTCAAGGAACTCGGGGAGCTCACGGAGGGAAACTGGGTCCCAAGCAAGGGCACGCTCTATCCCCTGCTCCACCAGCTTGAAGAGGAGGGACAGATTGTTTCGGTCCCAAAGACCACCGGCGCCCGGGCCCGGGCAGTCTTTTGTCTTACCCCCCTCGGGAAGGAGACGCTCAAACGGATCCGGGCCCACAGCGGGGAGCACCACAAAAAAATGGCACACTACCGCCAGGTGATTACCGCGATATTTGGCGATACCATCCACCCTGAGCTGAACCTGCTCTTCGAGATAAAGACGCTCCTTGATGAGGTGCAGAAAGAAAATGAGCCGGAGGCAATGAAGATCCTCCGGCGCTGCCGCGACGAACTTAAAAAGAGTGTGAACCGGACATGA
- a CDS encoding daunorubicin resistance protein DrrA family ABC transporter ATP-binding protein, translating into MTTAVAVHELTKSFGSLVAADRVSFAIEQGEIFGLLGPNGAGKTTTLSMLSTILEPTSGSATIMGIDIQKDQDGVRKAIGIVFQDQSLDEELTAWENMDFHGRLYRIPKEVREQRTDELLKLVELYDRRNDIVKTFSGGMRRRLEIARGLLHHPQVLFLDEPTIGLDPQTRNLLWKYIETLAKEKNITIILTTHYMEEADRLCNRIAIIDHGKIIAMDTPARLKDAIGGDVVTIHSPDTAKIPAALPVPWVKRQETREGEIILTLENAEQHLSEIVTRLNAEQIEITSISVHKPTLEDVFLSYTGKTIREEDISRKDSMRMHFRMMRH; encoded by the coding sequence ATGACTACAGCAGTTGCAGTACACGAACTGACCAAATCGTTTGGCTCCCTTGTTGCCGCGGACCGGGTCAGCTTTGCCATCGAGCAGGGCGAGATCTTCGGGTTGCTTGGCCCAAACGGCGCAGGAAAGACAACCACGCTCTCGATGCTCTCCACCATCCTTGAACCAACCTCGGGATCTGCCACGATCATGGGGATTGATATCCAGAAAGATCAGGATGGCGTGCGAAAGGCAATCGGGATCGTATTCCAGGACCAGAGCCTTGACGAGGAACTGACCGCGTGGGAGAACATGGACTTCCACGGCCGGCTCTACCGGATCCCAAAAGAGGTCCGCGAGCAGCGCACCGATGAGCTCCTCAAACTCGTGGAGCTCTATGACCGGCGAAACGATATCGTCAAGACGTTCTCCGGCGGGATGCGGCGGCGCCTGGAGATCGCACGGGGACTCCTGCACCACCCTCAGGTCCTCTTTTTGGATGAGCCCACCATCGGCCTTGACCCACAGACACGAAACCTGCTCTGGAAGTACATCGAGACCTTAGCAAAGGAGAAGAACATCACGATTATTCTCACCACCCACTACATGGAGGAGGCAGACCGGCTCTGCAACCGGATCGCGATCATCGACCACGGGAAGATCATTGCCATGGACACGCCGGCCCGGCTCAAGGATGCTATCGGTGGCGACGTGGTGACCATCCACTCGCCGGACACGGCAAAGATCCCAGCCGCGCTCCCTGTACCCTGGGTAAAACGGCAGGAGACCCGCGAGGGCGAGATCATCCTGACGCTTGAAAATGCCGAGCAGCATTTAAGCGAGATCGTGACCCGCCTGAACGCTGAGCAGATCGAGATTACCTCGATCTCGGTGCACAAGCCAACGCTCGAAGACGTTTTCCTCTCCTACACGGGAAAGACCATCCGTGAAGAGGATATCAGCCGCAAGGATTCGATGCGGATGCATTTCCGTATGATGAGGCACTAA
- a CDS encoding ABC transporter permease, which produces MDIVYTIWLRSMKRYVRSRSRIVGSIAMPLFLLVFLGFGLNSVVSAASLGQQYILFLIPGMVAMTVLFTSVFSGIQIIWDKQFGFLKETLVAPVTRLEIMFGQTAGGATTAVIQGIIIMVLAVLLGLRIQNPAGFFIALAFMILVGIAFTAFGIAVASRMEDMTGFQLIMNFVVFPLFGLSGALFPISSLPAWLKPVTLLDPLTYGVEGIRYGLTGASQINPLVSAAVIGGFAVAMTLVGAYLFRKVSV; this is translated from the coding sequence ATGGATATCGTATACACCATCTGGCTCCGGAGCATGAAGCGGTATGTCCGCTCACGGAGCCGTATCGTGGGCAGCATCGCCATGCCGCTCTTCCTTCTGGTCTTTTTGGGTTTTGGCCTCAACTCGGTGGTGAGCGCCGCATCGCTCGGACAGCAGTACATCCTGTTCCTGATACCGGGCATGGTTGCGATGACCGTGCTCTTTACCTCGGTTTTTTCCGGCATCCAGATCATCTGGGACAAGCAGTTTGGGTTTTTGAAAGAGACGCTTGTTGCCCCGGTAACACGGCTTGAGATCATGTTTGGCCAGACTGCCGGCGGGGCGACAACTGCGGTGATCCAGGGAATCATCATTATGGTGCTCGCCGTGCTCCTCGGGTTGCGGATCCAGAACCCGGCCGGGTTCTTCATTGCGCTCGCCTTCATGATCCTTGTCGGGATCGCGTTTACCGCCTTTGGGATCGCGGTCGCTTCAAGGATGGAGGACATGACCGGCTTCCAGCTGATCATGAACTTTGTCGTCTTCCCGCTCTTTGGGCTTTCAGGAGCGCTCTTTCCGATCAGCTCCCTGCCTGCATGGCTTAAGCCGGTCACCCTGCTCGACCCGCTCACGTACGGCGTTGAAGGGATCCGGTACGGCCTGACCGGGGCCTCGCAGATAAACCCGCTGGTGAGCGCCGCGGTGATCGGCGGGTTTGCGGTTGCGATGACGCTCGTGGGAGCGTACCTCTTCCGGAAAGTCTCGGTGTAA
- a CDS encoding heavy metal-binding domain-containing protein: protein MSDEIIVVSTPYLPGHKITKTLGFTWGLIVRSRGLGRNITAGLRSLAGGEIHEYTQLLNQSRQEALDRLKEHAATMGANAVIGVSFDSSETGGVMTEVLAYGTAVVVEPETGAASPVRLG from the coding sequence TTGAGCGATGAGATTATTGTTGTCAGCACGCCGTACCTGCCGGGCCATAAGATCACAAAGACCCTTGGCTTTACCTGGGGCCTGATAGTCCGGAGCCGGGGCCTGGGGCGGAACATCACTGCCGGACTGCGTTCGCTTGCGGGAGGAGAGATCCATGAATACACGCAGCTTTTGAACCAGTCACGGCAGGAGGCACTCGACCGGCTCAAAGAGCACGCCGCAACAATGGGCGCAAACGCAGTGATCGGGGTCTCGTTTGACTCGTCCGAGACCGGCGGGGTCATGACCGAGGTGCTTGCGTATGGCACCGCGGTCGTTGTTGAGCCGGAGACGGGAGCGGCAAGCCCGGTCCGGCTCGGATGA
- a CDS encoding ATP-binding protein, translating into MNHFEIKIPAKTEEIFRVTDEIEEIMGAQEFPPGAIREISAAVKEVLTNIVRHGYKGRPGEIGIRCTATPAKVTVEIADSAPAYNPLQAPGPDTTGGIGIAFIRQAADIVTYQHKNHRNILTLVRVKRNGEPDPASGLKKE; encoded by the coding sequence ATCAACCATTTCGAGATAAAAATCCCGGCAAAAACAGAAGAGATCTTCCGTGTCACCGATGAGATCGAAGAGATCATGGGCGCACAGGAGTTCCCGCCGGGCGCGATCCGGGAGATAAGCGCCGCGGTAAAGGAAGTCCTGACAAACATCGTCCGGCACGGCTATAAGGGCAGGCCCGGTGAGATCGGGATCCGGTGCACGGCAACACCCGCAAAAGTAACCGTGGAGATTGCCGATTCCGCACCGGCGTACAACCCCCTTCAGGCGCCGGGCCCGGATACAACCGGGGGAATCGGGATCGCATTTATCCGGCAGGCCGCAGATATCGTGACCTACCAGCATAAGAACCACCGGAATATCCTGACGCTTGTCCGGGTAAAGAGAAACGGAGAACCCGATCCCGCATCAGGCTTAAAAAAAGAGTGA